One Castanea sativa cultivar Marrone di Chiusa Pesio chromosome 4, ASM4071231v1 DNA window includes the following coding sequences:
- the LOC142630467 gene encoding uncharacterized protein LOC142630467 isoform X1, protein MSHRVKNDSDDSSDIEELVQIGTRFRELRKEKDMLKDSQSQSFDLIRRLELHVKSLSEARTEDKKHIEKLEKELLNCFQEIDYLQDQLNVRNTEVNFLEKHVHSLELKLSDMEDLPENVDRLREELKRSASERLFLLQELESKEVELQNSNLCIEKLEKSISSMALESECEIESMRLDITALEQSCIEAKKIQEETVQEKARMNGLIEELEVQFKNAQKIMEHLDKENKELKEKLDKSETNARVFCQKIEEWLENKDRSDQKYQTSLSKPENKISISKEISSYGKVMGPLLSKLAMVGAPDADSINKMEKMSQQIQEYEILVKQLKEELREEKLRAKEEAEDLAQEMAEFRYQITGLLEEECKRRACIEQASLQRIAELEAQVQKEKRKPYTAVMPYHEA, encoded by the exons ATGTCTCATCGCGTGAAGAATGATAGTGATGACTCTTCTGACATTGAGGAACTCGTTCAGATTGGGACTAGATTTAGAGAG TTAAGGAAAGAAAAGGACATGCTGAAAGATTCACAATCCCAAAGCTTTGATCTGATCAGG AGACTAGAGCTACATGTGAAATCGTTGTCAGAGGCTCGTACAGAAGACAAGAAGCACATTGAAAAGTTGGAAAAAGAACTGTTGAACTGCTTTCAAGAAATAG ATTACCTGCAGGATCAACTAAATGTAAGGAACACGGAGGTGAACTTCCTGGAAAAGCATGTACACAGCCTTGAGCTGAAATTATCAGACATGGAAGATTTACCGGAGAATGTTGACAGGCTAAGGGAGGAGCTGAAGAGATCTGCCTCAGAGCGGTTGTTCTTGTTGCAGGAACTGGAAAGCAAAGAAGTGGAgttacaaaattcaaatttgtgcATAGAGAAACTAGAGAAGTCAATCTCATCCATGGCATTAGAGTCTGAATGTGAAATAGAAAGCATGAGGCTTGATATCACGGCTTTGGAGCAGAGTTGCATTGAGGCTAAGAAAATCCAGGAAGAAACTGTTCAAGAAAAAGCTAGGATGAATGGGTTGATTGAAGAGCTTGAGGTTCAATTTAAAAATGCACAGAAAATTATGGAACACCTAGATAAGGAAAATAAGGAACTGAAGGAAAAGCTTGATAAATCTGAAACAAATGCTAGggtattttgtcaaaaaattgaAGAATGGCTGGAAAACAAGGATAGATCAGATCAGAAGTATCAGACTTCCTTGAGTAAACCAGAGAACAAGATTAGCATATCTAAAGAAATTAG CAGTTATGGAAAAGTCATGGGTCCACTCCTCTCAAAATTGGCAATGGTAGGGGCACCTGATGCAGATTCAATAAATAAGATGGAGAAGATGTCACAACAGATCCAAGAATATGAAATTCTGGTGAAGCAACTTAAG GAAGAATTGAGAGAGGAAAAGTTAAGAGCAAAGGAAGAAGCAGAGGACCTAGCTCAAGAGATGGCTGAGTTTAGGTACCAAATTACAGGTTTGCTTGAAGAAGAGTGCAAGCGCCGTGCTTGCATTGAGCAGGCATCTTTGCAGAGAATTGCTGAATTAGAGGCACAG gttcaaaaagaaaagaggaaaccCTACACTGCTGTCATGCCTTACCATGAAGCATAG
- the LOC142630467 gene encoding uncharacterized protein LOC142630467 isoform X2, protein MSHRVKNDSDDSSDIEELVQIGTRFRELRKEKDMLKDSQSQSFDLIRRLELHVKSLSEARTEDKKHIEKLEKELLNCFQEIDYLQDQLNVRNTEVNFLEKHVHSLELKLSDMEDLPENVDRLREELKRSASERLFLLQELESKEVELQNSNLCIEKLEKSISSMALESECEIESMRLDITALEQSCIEAKKIQEETVQEKARMNGLIEELEVQFKNAQKIMEHLDKENKELKEKLDKSETNARVFCQKIEEWLENKDRSDQKYQTSLSKPENKISISKEISYGKVMGPLLSKLAMVGAPDADSINKMEKMSQQIQEYEILVKQLKEELREEKLRAKEEAEDLAQEMAEFRYQITGLLEEECKRRACIEQASLQRIAELEAQVQKEKRKPYTAVMPYHEA, encoded by the exons ATGTCTCATCGCGTGAAGAATGATAGTGATGACTCTTCTGACATTGAGGAACTCGTTCAGATTGGGACTAGATTTAGAGAG TTAAGGAAAGAAAAGGACATGCTGAAAGATTCACAATCCCAAAGCTTTGATCTGATCAGG AGACTAGAGCTACATGTGAAATCGTTGTCAGAGGCTCGTACAGAAGACAAGAAGCACATTGAAAAGTTGGAAAAAGAACTGTTGAACTGCTTTCAAGAAATAG ATTACCTGCAGGATCAACTAAATGTAAGGAACACGGAGGTGAACTTCCTGGAAAAGCATGTACACAGCCTTGAGCTGAAATTATCAGACATGGAAGATTTACCGGAGAATGTTGACAGGCTAAGGGAGGAGCTGAAGAGATCTGCCTCAGAGCGGTTGTTCTTGTTGCAGGAACTGGAAAGCAAAGAAGTGGAgttacaaaattcaaatttgtgcATAGAGAAACTAGAGAAGTCAATCTCATCCATGGCATTAGAGTCTGAATGTGAAATAGAAAGCATGAGGCTTGATATCACGGCTTTGGAGCAGAGTTGCATTGAGGCTAAGAAAATCCAGGAAGAAACTGTTCAAGAAAAAGCTAGGATGAATGGGTTGATTGAAGAGCTTGAGGTTCAATTTAAAAATGCACAGAAAATTATGGAACACCTAGATAAGGAAAATAAGGAACTGAAGGAAAAGCTTGATAAATCTGAAACAAATGCTAGggtattttgtcaaaaaattgaAGAATGGCTGGAAAACAAGGATAGATCAGATCAGAAGTATCAGACTTCCTTGAGTAAACCAGAGAACAAGATTAGCATATCTAAAGAAATTAG TTATGGAAAAGTCATGGGTCCACTCCTCTCAAAATTGGCAATGGTAGGGGCACCTGATGCAGATTCAATAAATAAGATGGAGAAGATGTCACAACAGATCCAAGAATATGAAATTCTGGTGAAGCAACTTAAG GAAGAATTGAGAGAGGAAAAGTTAAGAGCAAAGGAAGAAGCAGAGGACCTAGCTCAAGAGATGGCTGAGTTTAGGTACCAAATTACAGGTTTGCTTGAAGAAGAGTGCAAGCGCCGTGCTTGCATTGAGCAGGCATCTTTGCAGAGAATTGCTGAATTAGAGGCACAG gttcaaaaagaaaagaggaaaccCTACACTGCTGTCATGCCTTACCATGAAGCATAG